The genome window CAAAAAATCGGATACAGAAGTTAACCTGGCTGATGAAATGGCCGATGTGCTTTTTGTGCTGATCTGCCTGGCTAACCAAACCGGGATTGACCTTACTGATGCGCTGGAAAAGAATATGGAGAAGAAGAGTATCAGAGATAAAGACAGGCACAGGAATAATGAGAAACTAAAGTAGTAGTGGCGGTTTTAGTAAGCGTTTTAGCCGCCGCTGATACTAAGTCCTGCCGCTAACCAACCAATTTCACCAACCTCTCCCCATCAAGTACAGGGATGGCAGTTGTTATGTCAACCTGCAAACAAAATTCAATATCTTTTTCAATGCCGAGTGCTTTTAGCCGTTCGCTGTGGGACGTTTTTTTGAGATATTGATTAATGTCGTTTTTGCCAACCTGGAAAAGATCGTTGGCAGCAATGGCCGCGTCATCGAGTTTAAGGCCCGTTTCTTTGAGCTGATCCACCACGGCACCGGCAAACAGGGTATCTTCCAGGTTGAAATTGTTTTTCCAGCCGGCGCATACCAGCAGGATGTTTTCGTCTTGTGTTTTTAGCCAGTTACATAAAGCCGTAAGGTTTAAAAATGAGCCGATAACTATTTTTTTAGCACTGCGCGATAAATGTAATGCATGGGTACCGTTTGTTGTTGTTAGTACAACGGTTTTGCCCTTAACTTTTTCCTTTGTGTACGAAAAAGGCGAATTGCCAAAATCAAATCCGTCAACTACTTTACCATCACGTTCCGCAGCGAGTAAATAATCAAATCCCATTTCGCGGTACGCAGCGCATTCTTCCACTTCAGATACGGGGATAATAGCAGCTGCGCCGTTTTCAATACCGAAGCAAATGGACGATGTTGCCCTGAAAATATCTATGATCACAACGATATGATCCGCTACATTATAGAGGGGAATAAGAGATGGAGAAAGGCAAACGTTTAAATCACTGGTCATTTTGCGTCATAAGGTAATTGGATAACGGGTTTGTCATTAGCCATAAATGACTAATGACAAATACCCAATGACTATTTTGTAAAAGGCGGCTTTACAATTTTTGCTTTTATTTTATTATCGCGGATGCTGATAAAGATCTCGGTGCCTTCTTTAGCAAATTCGTTTTTTACATAACCCATACCAATTGCTTTTTGCAATGACGGCGATTGCGTGCCCGAAGTTACTTTGCCTATGTTATTGCCATCGGCGTCAACAATTTCATAGTCATGGCGGGGAATACCGCGGTCTATCATTTCAAAACCAACCAGCCTGCGTTTTATGCCGTCCTGCTTTTGCTGTTGTAATGCTGCCGAATTATTGAATTCTTTACTGAATTTGGTTACCCAGCCTAAGCCCGCTTCCAATGGCGAAGTGGTATCGTCAATGTCATTCCCGTAAAGGCAAAAGCCCATTTCCAGGCGTAATGTATCACGTGCACCCAACCCAATTGGTTTGATGCCGAACGGCTTGCCTGCTTCAAAAATTGCGTTCCAGATTTGTTCGGCGTTAGCATTTTCAAAATAGATCTCGAAACCACCCGCACCGGTATAACCGGTTGCCGATATCAATACATTGGGAACACCCGCGAAGGTCCCCTTTTTAAAAGTATAGTACTCCATTGAAGCCAGGTCAATATCGGTTAGGCTTTGCAATGCTGCCGAGGCTTTGGGACCCTGGATAGCAAGCAGGGAGGTGCGGTCCGAAATGTTTTTCATATCGGCACCCATGGTGTTGAACTTGGAGATCCAATCCCAGTCTTTATCAATATTTGATGCGTTAACTACCAGCATGTAAGTTTTTTCGTCGATCCGGTAAACCAAAAGATCGTCAACTATACCACCATCCATGTTAGGCAGGCACGAGTACTGCACTTTACCATCGTATAATTTTGAAGCATCATTACTGGTTACCTGCTGGATCAGCGCCAGCGCGTGGTCGCCCTTAATAATAAATTCGCCCATGTGGCTAACATCAAAAACGCCAACTCCGTTACGCACGGTTTCGTGTTCAGCATTGATGCCGGCATATTGCACAGGCATATTGTAACCAGCGAACGGCACCATTTTAGCGCCTTCTTTTATATGGATCTCGGTTAAAGCGGTATTTTTCATTAAAGCAATTTGTTTTTAAAGGGCAATGAAGCTAATGTAAGCCTGTGTCGGTATGTAGCTCGCGATGGTTTCATTCCTCAATTAATAAGCGGCAAAAATAACACGATTTATGGACTTTAGAGATTTTTATTCCCTTTCCTCTATTCGGAGTCAAATATGCATAGTGAAATATTTGCAGAGCACGTAACCAAAATGGTTATGATGCGTCATAGTCTATATGAAACAGGCTTTTAAAACATTCTTTTTATTAAGTACAATACTTATTTCGACCATAGATAACCTTAAAGCTCAGGAAAATAAAGTTGCTGAAATTGATTCCCTTATCAAAAGTGCAAACCGGCTGGGACTTTTTAACGGGAATGTTTTAGTAGCCGATAACAATCATATTATTTATAAAACAGCAATTGGTTTTGCAGATGCTTCAAAAAAAACAGGACTGACTGAAAGTTATCGTTTTCATATTGGCTCAATAGCTAAGGAATTTAACGCTGTCGGAATAATGATATTACAAGAGCAAGGAAAGCTAAGCCTGGATGATAGGATATCAAAATACCTGCCTGGCTTGCCGGAATGGGCCGGAAAGATCAGCATTAAAAACCTGATGCAATACACAAGTGGACTACCTGATGTTAAATGGGCCACCGTTAAGAATGATGCGGATAACATGGCCGATCTTAAAAAGCTGGACAAGCTTAATTTTGAGCCGGGCACCGATTATAATTATAACAATAACAATGTTTTTTTGCAGCGGAGGATAATTGAGAAAGTAAGCGGATTAACATTTAACCAGTTTGTGCAGCAAAAAATTCTAAAGCCATGCGGCATGGACACGGCTATAATCGATCCGACGGATGCCGACGTTCTAATAGCTAAAGGATATAACGATGCCTACCAGCAGGATTCTTTAACAGTGCCAATATCCGGGTGGACCTGCCTTACCCTTGCCGACTTTTACAAGTGGGCCAATTGTATCTCAACCTTTAAACTAATTACACCTGCATCTACCAGGCAAATTCTTTATCCCGTGGGGCCAAACAAACAGGCCGGGCTTGGCGGAGGGAGTATGGATGGTGATAAGCTGGCAACCCATATACACGATGGCTCAAGCCGTAATTATCAGGCTTTGCTAACTGATAATGCGCTAAAAGGCAGGGTGGTTATAGTGATGACCAATAACAAGCAAGGTAATGTATATGACATAAACCGTGCGATACAGGCTATTTTGGATGGAAAGCCATATTGTCAGCTTAGAAAATCAATTTTGAAATACTATCAGCAGGCACTGGATACACTGAACGGCGGGCAGATAATTTCTTTCTATAACAATTTAAAACCAGGCATGCACATGAATACGGCTTTGATAATGAATCGGCATTAAACGAAATAGGCTATTTTTTAATGCACAAAAACAAGGTGAACGATGCTATAACTGTTTTTGAATTTAATACCCTTTTGTTTCCGGGTTCGGGCAACGTTTTTGATAGTTTGGGTGAGGCCTATTATAAACAGGGAGACAAGCAAAGGTCGCTTTTTAGTTATAAACGCTCATTAGAACTGGACCCGGCAAATGACAATGCAAAGAATATTATTGCTGAATTGCAGAAGTAAAGGACGTAAAATTCAAACCACGCTTTCGTAAAATTCAACCAGTTTTTTAGTGACGTGATTTACATTGTGCTGCTCTTCCATCAGTTTTCGGGCATTAATACCTACATTTTTGCAATAATCTTCGTCAGTAATACAAAGCTTAATGGCATCGTAAAATTCATCGTAGTTGTTGGCTATCAGTATGTTTACGCCATCTTCATAGTTGATGCCTTCGGCACCCAGCGAAGTTGAAATGATGCATTTTTGCATAGCCATACCTTCAACAATTTTTACGCGCATGCCCCCGCTTGATAGCAGCGGCACAATCATAATTGATTTGCTGTTTACAAATTCCAGTGCATCGTCAACTTCGCCCTGGATAAAGATCTTACCCATTACATCGTAGTCATCAAATCGGTCCGGAATATCGTTACCCGCTACGTAAAATTTAACCCGCAGTTCGCCGTCAGTAAGGTCTTTACTGAAATTGTCGAGGAACCACTCAATCCCTTCGCGATTTGGCAGCCAGTCCAGTGATCCTAAAAAGAATAAGCTGGGAAATTCCGTTTTGTTAAAATCAGGGCTGTAATGATCAAGGTTTATCCCGACAGGCAGTATTTCAATTGGGATTTTGGTTCCATATTCAAGCAAGGTGCTTTTATCCTGTTGGGTAAATACCGCAATGCCGTCAAAGTTATTAAGCTGCTGCAGCTCATAGTTTTTAATCCGTTTGGCGTGCATCTTAAGGTAAGATTTTTTAAACGGATCAGATTTCTGTTCAGAAAGCCGCTGCCAGATCTGGTTTTCGACATTGTGCGAGCGGTAGATCAGTTTGGCCTTTGAAACCTTGCGTACTGCAGACAGGTAAAGGGAAACCATGAGCCCCTCGAACTGGATAATGTCATAATCCTTTATAAGCAACTCGCGGATGAGCAGGCGTTCAAATTCCTGGTCAAAATATTTATCGATATTAAAAGAGGTTTTGCTGAAAAGGTTCACGGCAACATCAAATACCGATACGGTGGTATCAATGTCAAATACCCTGTACTTTATTTTTGAGAGCAGATCTTTATCATCATCGGTAGTTTCGTGGTGATATTTTTTTGCATTAAGCGCCACCAATGAAACCTCGTGCCCAAGGTTAACCAACCCGCGGATGGTATTACACACCACAATGGAGTAACCACCGTTTTGAGGAAACGGGACGCGATATGTTAAAATAAGGATTCTCAATGGTTTACCGGGTTTTTAACAAAAATATAAAAATTGAGGGATTGGAAAGGGTGAAAAAAGCGTGCGCGTTCTTTTTTTGAAGAAAATTACGATAAATGAATTTTAATGTGTTTGCGAGCCATGGGGCAGGTTCACAGCGGGCCAACGCAAAAAGTATGTTGCACTAACGTGTAGTGTTATGCAATATGCTAAAATATCTGCAATTGCGGGTCAGTTACCCTGAAGGTACGGCGGTGGTAGGGGGTATAGCCAATCTTCATTACTGTTTCGCGGTGTTTTATAGTGGGATAGCCTTTGTTTTTATGCCAGTCGTATTCCGGGTGCTCGGCAGCTATTTGTTTCATGTAGTCGTCGCGGTAGGTTTTAGCCAGGATGGATGCGGCGGCAATGCTGAAATATTTGGCGTCGCCCTCCACAATGCATTGATGTGGAATATTCTGATATTTATTAAACCGGTTTCCGTCAATAATTAAAAACTGAGGGCTTAAATGTAATTTTTCTATTGCCCGGTGCATGGCTAAAAAAGAAGCATTCAGGATGTTTATGGCATCAATTTCTACATTATCAACAATACCTACTGCATGTGCAATGGCATTTTGTTCAATTTCAATCCGGAGCTGGTACCTAATTTCTTCGGTTAGCTGTTTGGAGTCGTTGAGCAGGTGGTGTTCAAAGTCGTCAGGCAGGATTACAGCAGCAGCAAAAACCGGCCCTGCAAGGCAACCGCGTCCGGCTTCATCACAGCCGGCTTCCAGGTATTCAAATTGATAGCGGGGTAAAAGCATTTAGTGTTAAAAACGTTGTACTAGTGGTAGTTGTTGCGGGTGTTGATAAAAGTATTATCCGATGTAAATATAAGTTTGGCCCAACTTTGCGAGGTCGTTTTTTTAACTGAACCGGGGCATTACCTCAACTTTAGCTATAAAGTTAATTTTCATTTGCCTAAAAAATCCTGAGACTCAGCAGAGTTACGTCATCAATGGGTTTCCCTTTGATGACCCTGTTGATGTGGTCCATCAGCAGCTCATTAAAATCATTGGGTGTTTGGTGGCCATGAGCCTTTATAAATTCGATCAGGTTTTCTTCTTTCCAGTTTTTGTTGCTTTGCTGGTGGTCCATCAGGCCATCTGTATAGTTAACTATCATGGTGCCCGGCTCAATGTCAACCTCTCCCTGGTTGATGAATGGAAGGTCATCAAAAACACCTATCATGGTGCTGCCCAGCTTTAGTGTTATGGCCTCGTTTTGCGAGAATAATACGGTGGCGTTATGGCCGGCGTTAATGTAAGTAAGTTTGCGGGTTTTTTCATTGTATTTAGCAAGGAACAAGGTAATAAACCGCTCGCCTTTGGTGTTATTGATCACAACTTTGTTTAGCCTGTCCACAATGGTGGTTAAATCATCTTCCACAACCGACCACGCGCGCAAACTCGCCTGGAAGTTGGCCATTAACAGGGCAGCAGAAATTCCTTTACCTGATACATCGGCAATACACCATAAAAACTCATGTTCGTTAAGGCGGATAAAATCAAAGTAATCGCCACCTATATTTTGATGAGGGATGTAGCGTGCGCTAACTTCTACGCTGGTATCTTTATATGCTTTGATAGGGATCAGCATATTTTGCACCTCCACAGCCAATTCCATTTCGCGCTGAAACCGTTCTGATAGTAGCCGTTCTTTAAAAAGCCTTTTGTTTTCAAGCGCAACAACAATAACATTTATTACCGTTTGAATAAAGTTGAGATCGTTGTTAAGCAATTCGCTTGACGGATTAAAATCGCCTATAAGGGCAAACGCAAGTGCTTTCTTTTTATGGTAAATGGGGATAAAGTAGTCGTACTTACGCAGCACCTCGTCATCATGATTGGATATTGGAGTGGGCCATTTGAATTTTTTTAATTTAAAACAGGCTGTATGCAGGGTGCCAACAGGCTCAATATCACCCCCATATTTGGAAATTAAAATATAACTTCCGTCTCTTTCAATAAGAAAACGGAGTTTACCAACCTGCAGGTAGCTTTTTAAAATTACCTGCAACATTTGAATTAGGGTAGGGGTAGCGGTATCTTTATTGATAGCCTGGGTTACTTCAAGCAAGGCATTTAATTCCGTTTGCCTTTTAAGCAATAATCGTATTAATTCGTCTTCAGCTGAAATTTCGTCAATATTATGCATTAGTTAAATTAGAAAGGCTGCCTAAAATAAAGATATTTTTTTTAAAACCGGGTACTTTGTGATTTTATATCAAAAGCGTCTCTTAAACCAACAGTTACCAGGTTGAACGCATAAACCAAAAACATAATTGCCAGGCCCGGGATTACCGCGAGATACGCCGAGTCCATCACAATGTAGCCATAGT of Mucilaginibacter xinganensis contains these proteins:
- a CDS encoding nucleotide pyrophosphohydrolase, whose amino-acid sequence is MTIEEAQKTVDNWIKTTGIRYFNELTNTAILMEEVGEVARIMARQYGEQSFKKSDTEVNLADEMADVLFVLICLANQTGIDLTDALEKNMEKKSIRDKDRHRNNEKLK
- a CDS encoding 2-phosphosulfolactate phosphatase — its product is MTSDLNVCLSPSLIPLYNVADHIVVIIDIFRATSSICFGIENGAAAIIPVSEVEECAAYREMGFDYLLAAERDGKVVDGFDFGNSPFSYTKEKVKGKTVVLTTTNGTHALHLSRSAKKIVIGSFLNLTALCNWLKTQDENILLVCAGWKNNFNLEDTLFAGAVVDQLKETGLKLDDAAIAANDLFQVGKNDINQYLKKTSHSERLKALGIEKDIEFCLQVDITTAIPVLDGERLVKLVG
- the gcvT gene encoding glycine cleavage system aminomethyltransferase GcvT is translated as MKNTALTEIHIKEGAKMVPFAGYNMPVQYAGINAEHETVRNGVGVFDVSHMGEFIIKGDHALALIQQVTSNDASKLYDGKVQYSCLPNMDGGIVDDLLVYRIDEKTYMLVVNASNIDKDWDWISKFNTMGADMKNISDRTSLLAIQGPKASAALQSLTDIDLASMEYYTFKKGTFAGVPNVLISATGYTGAGGFEIYFENANAEQIWNAIFEAGKPFGIKPIGLGARDTLRLEMGFCLYGNDIDDTTSPLEAGLGWVTKFSKEFNNSAALQQQKQDGIKRRLVGFEMIDRGIPRHDYEIVDADGNNIGKVTSGTQSPSLQKAIGMGYVKNEFAKEGTEIFISIRDNKIKAKIVKPPFTK
- a CDS encoding serine hydrolase domain-containing protein, with the protein product MKQAFKTFFLLSTILISTIDNLKAQENKVAEIDSLIKSANRLGLFNGNVLVADNNHIIYKTAIGFADASKKTGLTESYRFHIGSIAKEFNAVGIMILQEQGKLSLDDRISKYLPGLPEWAGKISIKNLMQYTSGLPDVKWATVKNDADNMADLKKLDKLNFEPGTDYNYNNNNVFLQRRIIEKVSGLTFNQFVQQKILKPCGMDTAIIDPTDADVLIAKGYNDAYQQDSLTVPISGWTCLTLADFYKWANCISTFKLITPASTRQILYPVGPNKQAGLGGGSMDGDKLATHIHDGSSRNYQALLTDNALKGRVVIVMTNNKQGNVYDINRAIQAILDGKPYCQLRKSILKYYQQALDTLNGGQIISFYNNLKPGMHMNTALIMNRH
- a CDS encoding tetratricopeptide repeat protein; translation: MHKNKVNDAITVFEFNTLLFPGSGNVFDSLGEAYYKQGDKQRSLFSYKRSLELDPANDNAKNIIAELQK
- a CDS encoding glycosyltransferase family 4 protein, whose amino-acid sequence is MRILILTYRVPFPQNGGYSIVVCNTIRGLVNLGHEVSLVALNAKKYHHETTDDDKDLLSKIKYRVFDIDTTVSVFDVAVNLFSKTSFNIDKYFDQEFERLLIRELLIKDYDIIQFEGLMVSLYLSAVRKVSKAKLIYRSHNVENQIWQRLSEQKSDPFKKSYLKMHAKRIKNYELQQLNNFDGIAVFTQQDKSTLLEYGTKIPIEILPVGINLDHYSPDFNKTEFPSLFFLGSLDWLPNREGIEWFLDNFSKDLTDGELRVKFYVAGNDIPDRFDDYDVMGKIFIQGEVDDALEFVNSKSIMIVPLLSSGGMRVKIVEGMAMQKCIISTSLGAEGINYEDGVNILIANNYDEFYDAIKLCITDEDYCKNVGINARKLMEEQHNVNHVTKKLVEFYESVV
- a CDS encoding ribonuclease HII — its product is MLLPRYQFEYLEAGCDEAGRGCLAGPVFAAAVILPDDFEHHLLNDSKQLTEEIRYQLRIEIEQNAIAHAVGIVDNVEIDAINILNASFLAMHRAIEKLHLSPQFLIIDGNRFNKYQNIPHQCIVEGDAKYFSIAAASILAKTYRDDYMKQIAAEHPEYDWHKNKGYPTIKHRETVMKIGYTPYHRRTFRVTDPQLQIF
- a CDS encoding PP2C family protein-serine/threonine phosphatase produces the protein MHNIDEISAEDELIRLLLKRQTELNALLEVTQAINKDTATPTLIQMLQVILKSYLQVGKLRFLIERDGSYILISKYGGDIEPVGTLHTACFKLKKFKWPTPISNHDDEVLRKYDYFIPIYHKKKALAFALIGDFNPSSELLNNDLNFIQTVINVIVVALENKRLFKERLLSERFQREMELAVEVQNMLIPIKAYKDTSVEVSARYIPHQNIGGDYFDFIRLNEHEFLWCIADVSGKGISAALLMANFQASLRAWSVVEDDLTTIVDRLNKVVINNTKGERFITLFLAKYNEKTRKLTYINAGHNATVLFSQNEAITLKLGSTMIGVFDDLPFINQGEVDIEPGTMIVNYTDGLMDHQQSNKNWKEENLIEFIKAHGHQTPNDFNELLMDHINRVIKGKPIDDVTLLSLRIF